ctggtttTTAATGGTCCATACTTGTCCATACTGGTCCAAACTGGCTTACGCTGATCTAAACTGGTTTATACTCATCCAAACTGGTTTGTATTagtccatactggtttatactggtccataccaACCCAAACCGGTTTATTCTGATCCAAACTGGTTTATACCGGTCCAAACTGGTTTATACTGTTCCGTTCTGGTCCATACCATTCCAAACcagtttatactggtccataccagTCCAAACCGGTCCAAACCGGTCcaaactggtttatactggttcataccggtttatactggtccataccagtccatactggtccatactgaTCCAAACCAGTTTATGCTGGTCCATACCAGTCCATACCGGTCCaaactggtccatactggtccataccggtTTATGCTGGTCCATAccagtccatactggtccatactggtccaaactggtttatactgctccctctctttcccctcccccccctcaggccgccgccgcccctccccctcccccctccccctcccccctccccgtcgacctcctgcccctcccccccccccccccgaccctcccccccctccccctcccaccATCGACCCCTCCCCGCTCAAACCCGAACCCGCCCCCGCGGCGATGACGTCACCGGCAACGTcatcgccgccgccgccgccgccggtgACGTCATCGTCGGCGTCGCCGCGGAAGGGCAAGGGCGCGCCGTACGTGTGCGGCCTGTGCGCCAAGGAGTTCAAGAACGGCTACAACCTGCGGCGCCACCAGGCCACGCACGGCGTCCCCGGCGGCGCCGCCAgcgcgccccccgcccctcccccaccctgctgcccctcccccaaGAGCTCCTGGACGCCCCCCAAGGCGGCGACGAGGGCACGGCGGCGGGCGACAACGCCGCCACAACAAAgagggcggcggcgggcgggcgagGAAGAGCCACGCGTGCGACACGTGCGGGAAGGCGTTCCGGGACGTGTACCACCTGAAGCGGCACCGGCTGTCGCACACGGACGAGAGGCCCTTCCAGTGCCCCGTGTGCCAGCAGCGCTTCAAGCGCAAGGACAGGATGGCCTCGCACGTCAGGTCCCACCAGGGACACGTGCACAAGCCCTACGCCTGCGGGCACTGCGGGAAGAGCTTCTCCAGGTGGGACGCGGCGGCGTTCGGGGGCGTCGTTGGGTCGTGGTGGGTCTTGGTcatggtggggtttggggtcattgTTGGGTCATGGTGGTCATTGGGTCATGGTGGTCGTTGGGTCGTGGTGGTCACTGGGTCGTGGTGGTCGTTGGGTCGTGGTGGACGTTGGGTCATGGTGGTCGTTGGGTCATGGTGGTCATTGGGTCGTGGTGGTTGTTGGGTCGTGGTGGACGTTGGGTCATGGTGGTCGTTGGGTCGTGGTGGTCATTGGGTCGTGGTGGTTGTTGGGTCATGGTGGTCATTGGGTCATGGTGGGGTTTGGGTCATGGTGGACGTTGGGTCGTGGTGGTCGCTGGGTCGTGGTGGTCACTGGGTCGTGGTGGACGTTGGGTCGTGGTGATTGTTGGGTCATGGTGGTCATTGGGTCGTGGTGGGGTTTGGGTCGTGGTGGTCGTTGGGTCATGGTGGGGTTTGGGTCGTGGTGGTCATTGGGTCGTGGTGGGGTTTGGGTCGTGGTGGTCGTTGGGTCATGGTGGGGTTTGGGTCATGGTGGACGTTGGGTTGTGGTGGTCATTGGGTCGTGGTGGGGTTTGGGTCGTGGTGGTCATTGGGTCATGGTGGTCATTGGGTCGTGGTGGTCATTGGGTCGTGGTGGTCATTGGGTCATGGTGGTCGTTGGGTCATGGTGGTCATTGGGTCGTGGTGGGGGTTGGGTCGTGGTGGTCGTTGGGTCATGGTGGTCGTTGGGTCATGGTGATTGTTGGGTCGTGGTGGTCGTTGGGTCGTAGTGGTCGTTGGGTCATGGTGGAGTTTGGGGTCGTCATTGGGTTGTTGGTTCATGGTGGGTCTTGGGTCATCATTGTGTCGTGGTGGTCTTTGGGTcatggtggggtttggggtcattgTTGGGTTGGGGTGGTCGTTGGGTCATGGTCATGGTGGTCATTGGGTCATGGTGGAGTTTGGGGTCATTGTTGAGTTGTGGTGGTCATCGGGTCATGGTGGGTCTTGGTcatggtggggtttggggtcatcGTTGGGTCATGGTGGTCGTTGGGTCATGGTGGTCATGGTGGAGTTTGGGATGATCGTTGGTTTGTTGGGTCATGGTCGTGGTGGGTCTTGGGGTCATGGTTGGGTTGGGGTGGTCATTGGGTcatggtggggtttggggtcatcATTGGGTTGTTGGGTCATGGTGGGTCTTGGTCATGGTGGGATGGGTGGGACTTGGTGGGTCATGGTCATGGTGGGTTTTGGTCATGGTGGAGTTTGGttgtggtggggtttggggtcatcGTTGGGTCATGGTGGTCATTGGGTCATTGTCATCTTTGGGTCATGGTCATGGTGGTCGTTGGGTCATGGTGGGTCGTGGTAATGGGGGGGTCTTGGTGGAACTTGGGGTCATTGTTGGGTTGGTGGTGGCCATTGGGTCATGGTGGCCATTGGGTcatggtggggtttggggtcatcATTGGTCACGGTGGCCATTGGGGTCATTGGGGTCATGGTGGGACTTGGGGACATCGTCGTGGTCACTGGTGACACTGGTCAGTCGCTGGCCACACCATTGGTCACTGCTGGTCACTGGTGATACTGGTCAGTCGCTGGCCACACCGTTGGTCACCATTGGTCACTGCTGGTCACCATTGGTCACTGCTGGTCACCGTTGGTCAGTGCTGGTCACCATTGGTCACCACTGGTCACTGCTGACACTGGTCAGTTGCTGGCCACACCGTTGGTCACTGCTGGTCACCATTGGTCACCGCTGGTCACTGCTGGTCACTGGTGCCACTGTCAGTCACTGGCCACACTGTTGGTCACCATTGGTCACCATTGGTCACCGCTGGTCAGCGTTGGTCATTGGTGACACTGGTCAGTCACTGGCCACACCGTTGGTCACTGCTGGTCACCATTGGTCACCATTGGTCACCATTGGCTGGTCACCGCTGGTCACCATTGGTCACCGCTGGTCACTCCGCAGGCCGGACCACCTGAACAGCCACGTCCGGCAGGTTCACTCCACCGAGCGGCCGTTCAAGTGCCAGGTGAGGCCACGCCCACTGACCGCTGACCACACCTGCTGACCACACCCGCTGACCACACCCACCAACTGACCCCTTGACCACTCAGATGACCCCTGACCGACCCCTTGATCACCTGAGCCCTGAGTGACCCCTTGACCACCTGAGTGACCCCTTGACCACCTGAGTGACCCTTTGACCACTCAGATGACCCCTGACTGACCCCTTGACCACCCGAGTGACCCCTTGACCACCTGAGTGACCCCTTGACCACCTGAATGACCCCTTGACCCCTGACTGACCCCTTGACCACTCAAATGACCCGAGTGACCCCTTGACCCCTTGAGTGAGCCTTTGACCACTCCaatgacccctgagtgaccccttgACCACCTAAGTGACCCCTTGATCACCTGAGTGACCATTAGTGACCCCTTGACCACCTGAGTGACCGCTTGACCCCTGACTGACCCCTTGACCCCTGACTGACCCCTTGACCACTCCAATGgcccctgagtgaccccttgACCACCTGAGTGACCCCTTGATCACCTGACTGACCACTGAGGGACCCCTTGACCACCTGAATGACCCCTTGACCAATCAaatgacccctgagtgaccccttgACCACTTGAGTGACCCTTTGACCACTCCAATGACTCCTGAGTGACCCCttgacccctgagtgaccccttgACCACGTGACTGACCCCTTGACTGCCCGACTGACCCCTTGATCACCTGAGTGACCCATTGACCACTCCaatgacccctgagtgaccccttgACCACCAGAGTGACCCATTGATCACCTGAGTGACCATTAGTGACCCCTTGACCACCTGACTGACCCCTTGACCCCTGACCCCTTGACCACCTGACTGACCCCTTGACCCCTGACTGACCCCTTGACCACTCCAATGgcccctgagtgaccccttgACCACCTGACTGACCCCTTGACCAGCTGAGTGACCCCTTGACCCCTGAATGACCCCttgacccctgagtgaccccttgACCACTTGAGTGACCCTTTGACCACTCCAATGgcccctgagtgaccccttgATCACCTGAGTGACCCCTTGACCCCTGACTGACCCCTTGACCGCCCGACTGACCCCTTGACCACTCCaatgacccctgagtgaccccttgATCACCTGAGTGACCCCTTGACCACGTGACTGACCCCTTGACTGCCCGACTGACCCCTTGATCACCTGAGTGACCCCTTGACCACTCCAATGgcccctgagtgaccccttgACCACCAGAGTGACCCATTGACCACTCCAATGACCCCTGACTTACCCGTTGCCCACCCAAGTAACCCCTTGACCCCCGGCTGACCCCTTGCCCACCTGACTGACCCTTTGACCCCCTGGCTGACCCCCGGCTGACCCCCGGctgacccctgaccccccccGCGCGCAGACGTGCGAGGCGGCGTTCGCCACGCGTGACCGGCTGCGCGCGCACGCCGTGCGCCACGAGGACAAGGTGCCGTGCCACGTGTGCGGCAAGCTGCTGAGCGCCGCCTACGTCAGCGACCACCTGCGCGTGCACGGCCCGGCCCCCCGCGCCCAGGCCACGCCCAGAGGTGGGCAcggcggggggagcgggggggcGTGGGCGGCGGTCGGTGGGTGTGGTCACAGGGGTCAGTGGGTGTGGTCACAGGGTCAGTGGGTGTGGTCAcaggggtcagtggtcactaagggagggggaaattgggggtttGTGGTCACAAGGGGGCGGTAAAGAGAGAGGGGGGCGTGGCTTAAATGGGTGTGGTCAGTGGGcgtggtcagtggtcagtgggtgtggtcagtggtcactcagggaGGGGTCAGTGGTCGGGGGGGGAGAAAGGGTTTGTGGTCACAAGGGGGCGGTAAAGAGCCGGGGGGCGTGGCCTAAGTGGGTGTGGTCAGTGGGTGTGGCCACAGAGGTCAATGGTCAGTGGTCACAAAGGTCAATGGTCAGTGGGTGTGGAggagggggaaattgggggtttGTGGTCACAAGGGGGTGGTAAAGAGAGGGGGGCGTGGCTAAAGAGGGTGTGGTCAGTGGGAATGGCCAGTGGTAAGTGGgtgtggtcagtggtcagtgggTGTGGTCATAGAGGTCAGTGGTCAGTAAGGGAGGGGGAAATTGGGGCTTTGTGGTCACAAGGGGGTGATAAAGAGGCGGGGGGGCGTGGCTTAAATGGGTGTGGTCAGTGGGCGTGGTCGGGGGAGGGGGCTCaatggtcagtggtcactcagggaggggtcagtggtcagtggggGGAGAAAGGGTTTGTGGCCAGTAGGGGGCGCTGAAGTGCATGGGGGGGTGGGAGGGGCTTAAATGGGGTGTGGTCAGTGGGCGTGGCCAGCGACCAGTGGGTGTCAGTGGGTGTGGCCACAGAGGTCATTGGTCAGTAAGGGAGGGGGAAATTGGGGCTTTGTGGTCACAAGGGGGCGGTAAAGAGCCACAGGGGGCGTGGCCTAAATGGGCGTGGTCAGTGGACAGGTGTGGCCTGAAAGCGAGGGGGAGGGGCTAAAAGAGTTGGGGAGGGGCTAAAAGGGGGCTTtaagggagggggaggggctaaaggagtgggggaggggcactCCTTGACCCCaccccccttttttttgtttgttttctctcccttccccctccccctccacAGGTTCCGGCtgccccgccccctccccaagccccgcccccgcccctcccccacccatGGACGGGACCCCcgggggcagccagggctggtgagggggggaggggccaaaCAAACCCCGCCCCCACCCCTCAAGCTCCGCCCATTTCCCCCCTTCAAGCCCCGCCCCCAAacggggggagggggaggggcagggcGGGGCCGACCAATAAAAAAACTGGGTGAAAAAAAGAGACTCCGCCCACTTTTTATGGGGGAGGGCTGGGAttggatggggagggagggggcggGGTTAGGCGGTGATGACATCATGGCCACGCCCACATGGGCATTTGGtccaaaattgggaattttagggccaaaattttaatttttgacaaCAAATTGAAAAATTTTGAGCcgaaattcagaatttttcacCATAAAtggacttttttccccaaaatttaaaattttcaaccCAAATCTGACATTTTGGACCAGAAATTGAGAAttttttattccccaaaattttggaattttgacCCAAAATTGACGGGGTtttgcccaaaattccaatttctgAGTCCAAATTGAAAGATTTTTAcctaaaattcagaatttttcacctaaaaatgaattttttaccccaaatttttaatttttaaaccaaaattgGTATTCGGGAccaaaaattgagattttttccccaaattcagggaattttggcctaaaattgagatttttttaacccaaaattgagatttttttttgccctaaaattgacatttttaaaattcaaaattgcaatttttaaactaaaattgagaattttcccccccccaaaatttggaatttttaccaccaaaattcaggtttttaaaataaaattgatatttttcccaaaattaacatttttgatgcaaaatttaatttttttccacccaGAATTGAAACTTTTTTGTGCCAGATTGGGAAATTCGGACCCCAAATTGAGAAATTTTGACTCAAAATTGTGAATTTTGTCTCCAAAATTGAGATATTTTCTTGAAACCAAAATTCTTTACCTAAAATTGAtaaatttgcccaaaattttttttcctaaaattaatttttttgcttttaaattgggaatttttacccaaaatctttaattttccaacctaaattcaagaagtttcttaaaaaaatccaaaatttttccctcaaaattgacattttttcccaaaaattcacattttttcccccaaaatcacaaattttccataaaatccttcaaattttcaaaaacctttttatttcctgcctAAAATCCATTCTTCcctttaaaatctcattttccccccaaaattccatcttATTCaaaaaaacttgaatttttttcccaaaatcccattttttcctcccaaaattccattttaaaaaattgattttttttctccaaaaattttcaattttttcccccccaaaaaatttgggattttttttcccccaaatttccttttttcttcccaaaattccattcccccccccccaaaaattcaatgttttttcttctaaaattcaatttcttctccccaaaaaaattcagatttgcCCAAAATTGAattctttcccccatttttaaaatcctggaatttttaCATCCCAAATTCCgtcaaaatttggatttttttcctcaatttttttgtctttttttttttcctcccaaaatttccaaattttcccccaaaatctttCGGTGTTTCCGCCTCCAGCtgtggtcactcactggtcactcagtggtcactcggtggtcactcagtggtcactcagtggtcactcagtggtcactccctggccagtggtcactcagtggtcactccaGGAGGTCGATCAATGATGGTCACTCAGCGAGACTgatggtcactcagtggtcactcagtggtcagttgGTCACTTCAGGAGGTCAATGACCACTTCAGCGAGGTCGATGGTCACTCTGTGGTCATTCACTGGTCACTCAGGCAGGTTGATGGTCACTCCAAGAGCTCAATGACcactggtcactcagtggtcactcagaTTAATGAGCAGCTCAAGGGGGTCGATACTCACTCCATGGTCAGCGGTCACTCAATGGTCACTCGATGGTCATTCAGTGGCgagtggtcactcagcggtcacttGATGGTAACTCGGGCAGGTCGATGGTCACTCAGGGAtcactggtcactcagtggtcactcagtggtcactcagcggtcacttGATGGTAACTCGGGCAGGTCGATGGTCACTCAGGGAtcactggtcactcagtggtcactcagtggtcactcagcggtcactcgGGCAGGTCGatggtcactcagcggtcactcagcggtcactcagcggtcactcagcggtcactcatGGGTCACTCGGGCAGGTCGatggtcactcagcggtcactcagtggtcactcagcggtcactcagcggtcactcagcggtcactcagcggtcactcagcggtcactcgGGCAGCTCGatggtcactcagcggtcactcagcggtcactcagcggtcactcgGGCAGGTCGatggtcactcagcggtcactcagcggtcactcagcggtcactcagcggtcactcacGGGCAGGTCGATGTACCAGCGTCACTGGGCGGTCACCGTTCACTCAGGGTCACCAGCGGGGATCGCTCCCGTTACCAGCGGCCATGCTCAGGAGCCTGGCAGTGTGGcacggggccgggggcggggccagcgccggcggggggaggggcgagCCAGGGCCACGCCCCCCGGAcagccccgcccctcccccgcctgtggggaaggggaggggggaggggggaggctgggggaggagagaggggggaGGGGTCAGTGAGGAGGCACGCTGTGACCCCTGCGCCCTGACCCCTGGGTGACCCCACGTGAAGGTACCACTGACCCAATGACCCCTGGGTGACCccacagtgaccacagagtgaccactgacccaaTGACCCCTGGGTGGCCCCTCCCCCAAATGCCTCCTGACTGACCCCACCCCCTTTAGCCCCTCCCACTTTCAGTGActcctcccccttttccccccactgACCCCTCCATTTGCCCCTCCCCCTTTCAGTGGCCCCCTCCCCCTTGGCCCCTCCCCCAAATGGCCCCTCCCCTTTCCAATGAccctttagcccctcccccAATGACTCCTCCccctttagcccctcccccTTTACAAATACCCAATAACTCCTCCTccctttagcccctcccccTTTGCTTTTGGGCAATGACTCCTCCCCCTTTAGCCCCGCCCCCAACGACCCCTCCCTCTTTAGCCCCACCCCTTTGCCATCCCAATGACTCCTCCCCATTTTAGCCCCACCCCTtttggccccgccccctttACCTGCGCCCCCGGGTCCCTTTGCTGCGCCGGGCGGGGGAGGGGCGTGGCCTGGCCCCGCCctgcggggggaggggcgggaacTGCGCCGGGAAGGGGCTGTAGGGCGGCGACGCCATCTTGGAGGGAGGGGCAATGGTTAGACCACGCCCACTTTGCAAAAAAGGGGCGGGGCTTAAaaggggaggggtttggggtgggggagggagcACTCACCATGGGGGGGAGGGCGGCGCGTCGGGGGGGAGGGAGGCGCAGCGCCCACTTTTGGGGAGGGCATCTTGATTTCTACCTCAATGGCGGCGGCCATCTTGGATTTTGAGCTCCATGATGGCGGCCATCTTGACTTTTGACTCCCGTTATGGCGGCCATCTTGAATTTCTACCTCCATGGTGGAAGCCATCTTGGATTTTGACCTCCACGATGGCGGCCATCTTGAATCCTACACAAACAGCTGCTCCACCCACTTAAGTGTGTGGCCACGCCCACTTCCAGTGGCGGCCATCTTggattccccattttccctatGGAGGTGACCACACTGAAGCCACGCCCACTTCCGGCAGCCATTTTGAACCCATTCCCACCAGTGCGACCGCCATTTTGAAGCTGCGTGCACTTTAAGCCACGCCCACAAAAGTGATTGGCCATTCCAAGCCCCACCCACTCCTGGCAGCCATCTTGAACCCACACCCCCTTCAAGACCCGCCATTTTGAAACCTCACCCAACCCTCGGGCGGCCATTTTGAAACCACGCCCTCTTTGGCCGCCATCTCAAAGCCACGCCCACCTCCTGGCGGCCATCTTGGCTTCATTTAACCCTTCCCTGACCTCTTGGCGGGCGTTGGCTCCGCCCCCTTGGGGCCGTCGCCGTCGCTGTTGTCGGACGACGCCGTCGCCTCCGAgtctgggcagggggaggagccaatcagaggggtgggggaggggcagggccACGCCCAGGATTAACCtttggccccgccccctttcCCCGGGGTACCTGAGGAATCATCGTCGACGTTTTCGTACTGGAGGAGCCGGTCCAGGAGGAAACTGAGGcgaaaaagaggaaaaaaatggtgaaatttaaatgaaaaataaaaagggaaatatttaaaaaaaaaatttaaaaaaaatcaaaaaaaaattgggaaatttgaagaaagaaataaagaactagaaatgaaaatgaaataaaagcaaaaaataagcAGTTGGGAAATTCGATGGAAAAGAATAgaagttaaaatgaaaatttaaaagattgagaaaatggaaggaaaaatgaaaataaaaattttaaattaaaaaattaggaaatttgaaggaaaagtaaaaatgaaaatctaacagaaaatatgagaagaaattaaaaaaaaattagaaatttgaatttaaaaaattgtaaatgaaagtaaaaaaaaaaatttagaaatttaaaggaaaataaaaaaaagataagtgTGGGgaaaaatcaatattaaaaaccaggaatttttgcaggaaaacaaaaaaataaaaattaaaaaaatttggactttttggaaaaaaaataaaaattagaattaaaaaaattcttgtggttttgggggaaaaactaaaaattaaagaataaattgggaaaaaattccccccaaaaaataaatataaaaaaattaaaattgggaattaagaggaaaaacattttctttttttcaattaaaatttttgggtaaaaatataaaaataagaattgggaattttaggaaaaaagcaaacatagaaataaaaataaacattgggaattttgggggggaaaaaagggaattttaggaacaaaaatttggaattttggaggaaaaaaaattgggaattttggccaaaaaaatagaaaaataaaaataacaattgagaatttgtggggaaaaaaatgggaattttgacaaaaaaatacaacaataaaaataacaattgagaatttgtgggggaaaaaaattgggaattttggggaaaaaaaccaaaaaaagaaaaaaaaaattgggaattttggggaaaaaaacccaaaaaattcaaataaaattgaaaagtaaaaaagaaaaatgggatttttggggtgaatttgggggattttggtaCCTTTTATCCCGCGAGACTTTCAGCAGTTTGCGCTGGGctctcctcagctcctcctggaaacattcctgctcctggaaaatttgtcttttttaaaccccctaaaattcattttatttccccctaaaatttggccttttcttccctcctccaaaTTCACATTGTCTCCCCGAACTTTGACTTTTGTTATtaacaaaaatcacatttttccttccaaaatttgtcttttttctcctcaaaacgtcacaattttctttaaaaatttgatttgttttccttcaaaaaatttgattttttccccgCCCTAAATTCGATGTTTTCCCCttcaaaattcacattttccccccaaaatttggaacttttttccctcaaaattcaacatttttctccccaaaatttggcAATTTTCGCCCGTATAATTTGGGGGTTTAGAATCCTTACATTTCAgctcccccccaaaaaaaaatttggcttttttaactctgaaaattcaacatttccctcccaaatttggccttttttccccataaaattcagcttttcccccataaaatttgggatttttaacaCTTAAATTTCACCTTTCCTCTCCCCTAAAACTTTGGGGTTTTaactcccaaaattcaccttttcccccccaaaattcatgGTTTTTTATActtaaatttcactttttacCTGCCCTAAAATCTGGTTCTTTTAATCCttaaaattcaccttttcccccaaaatttggcttttttctccataaaaatTGGAGGCTTTAATCCaaaatttcacctttttcaTCCTAAAATTTGCCATTTCTCAGCCCCCAAATTcacctttttctccccaaattgGGCTTTTTCCCCCTAAATCGAATAATCCCCCCCAAATATTCATTTCTCCgtcaaaaattcacattttctacctcaaaatttccattttcccctttaaaatttcccatttcccccaaaattccctttttcccctcaaacccccaattttcaccccaaacccacaattttccccccaaaccccaactttcccctcacatttccaaTTTCACgcccaaattttccatttttcccctcaaacttttaatttttcccctcatatttttaatttttccctcaaatttccccatttACCCCTCCCCCGGCCTCCCCTCACGCTAAGCCCCGCCCACTTCGCTTCCCGCCCTTTTAGGCCACGCCCTTCACGtcaggccccgcccctcacGTAGAGCAGCAGCTTCAGGCGCCGTTTCAGGGCCCGGCAGCGCCGTTTGTAGCCGCCGACATCGCCCTCGCTCGCCCCGTTCATGGCGGACAAGCCCCGCCCTTCCCCTCGCTCCTCATTGGTTGCCAGCTCCCCGCGCCGCTGCCTCATTGGTTGGCGATGCAAAaatccctcctgctgcttccgGGTTCTTCCCGGAACGCTATTGGGTGGGAGGGGTAAGTCCCGCCTCTTCGTGATGCTGATTGgttaaacttttaaaatctgaaaatctcATTCGAAGGTGCTGCTGTCACTCATTTCCCAGCTAATTCCCGTCTCGGCTTCACCGCTATTGGCTCAGCGGCTTTGTCCCACCTTCAGCCGCTTCCTATTGGCAGTTGTGGCTCCAAGCCGCCTTCTGATTGGTTGAAAGGGCTGCCGCTCACTCCCGCACGTTTTCCCGCTTACCTCTTGCTCCTATTGGCCAGCGCTTCTCAGCGCTCCTTCCGATTGGCTCCAAC
Above is a genomic segment from Camarhynchus parvulus unplaced genomic scaffold, STF_HiC, whole genome shotgun sequence containing:
- the LOC115915976 gene encoding LOW QUALITY PROTEIN: myc-associated zinc finger protein-like (The sequence of the model RefSeq protein was modified relative to this genomic sequence to represent the inferred CDS: inserted 1 base in 1 codon; deleted 2 bases in 1 codon), producing the protein MTSPATSSPPPPPPVTSSSASPRKGKGAPYVCGLCAKEFKNGYNLRRHQATHGVPGGAASAPPAPPXTLLPLPQELLDAPQGGDEGTAAGDNAATTEGGGGRARKSHACDTCGKAFRDVYHLKRHRLSHTDERPFQCPVCQQRFKRKDRMASHVRSHQGHVHKPYACGHCGKSFSRPDHLNSHVRQVHSTERPFKCQTCEAAFATRDRLRAHAVRHEDKVPCHVCGKLLSAAYVSDHLRVHGPAPRAQATPRGSGCPAPSPSPAPAPPPPMDGTPGGSQGW
- the INO80E gene encoding INO80 complex subunit E → MNGASEGDVGGYKRRCRALKRRLKLLLYEQECFQEELRRAQRKLLKVSRDKSFLLDRLLQYENVDDDSSDSEATASSDNSDGDGPKGAEPTPAKRSGKG